From Hippoglossus stenolepis isolate QCI-W04-F060 chromosome 6, HSTE1.2, whole genome shotgun sequence, a single genomic window includes:
- the pip4k2ca gene encoding phosphatidylinositol 5-phosphate 4-kinase type-2 gamma: MAAPGNSGAASSPMVILAPKTKTKKKHFVQQKVKVFRASDPVLSVFMWGVNHSINDLNQVPVPVMLLPDDFKANTKIKVNNHLFNKENLPGHFKFKEYCPQVFRNLRERFGIEDLDYQVSLTRSPPSRSVDDQEGLLLNSYDRTLVVKQISSEDVADMHSILSEYHQHIVKCHGSTLLPQFLGMYRVGVDSEETYLIVMRNMFSHRLMVHRKYDLKGSLVAREASDKERGKELPTFKDMDFRNNLQKVYVTEEQKEKVMEKLKRDVEFLVKLKIMDYSLLLGIHDVGRAEREEEEGEEVSNEEEPEAENGLAMGATVGSYGTSPEGIAGYMSSCKPLGPGEFDPYVDVYAIRSCAGAPQREVYFMGLIDVLTQYDTKKKAAHAAKTVKHGAGAEISTVHPEQYAKRFRDFISNIFA, from the exons ATGGCTGCTCCCGGGAACTCGGGGGCCGCCTCCAGCCCGATGGTGATCCTGGCGCCGAAGACCAAGACGAAGAAGAAGCACTTCGTCCAGCAGAAGGTGAAGGTGTTCCGGGCCAGCGACCCGGTGCTCAGCGTCTTCATGTGGGGCGTCAACCACTCG atCAATGATCTCAACCAGGTGCCTGTTCCTGTCATGCTTCTTCCTGACGACTTCAAGGCCAACACCAAAATCAAAGTGAACAACCACCTCTTCAACAA AGAAAACCTTCCGGGACACTTCAAATTCAAAGAGTACTGTCCTCAGGTCTTCCGAAATCTAAGGGAACGCTTTGGTATTGAGGATCTGGACTATCAG GTGTCGTTGACTCGCAGCCCGCCATCGAGGAGCGTAGACGACCAAGAGGGTCTGCTCCTCAACTCCTACGACCGCACGCTGGTCGTCAAGCAAATCTCCAGCGAGGACGTGGCCGACATGCACAGCATCCTGTCCGAGTATCACCAG CACATCGTGAAGTGTCATGGCAGCACCCTGCTGCCACAGTTCCTGGGCATGTACCGGGTGGGCGTGGACAGCGAGGAGACGTACCTGATCGTCATGAGGAACATGTTCAGCCACAGACTGATGGTGCACAGGAAGTACGACCTGAag GGCTCTCTGGTGGCTCGTGAAGCAAGTGACAAAGAACGG ggTAAAGAGCTTCCCACCTTCAAAGACATGGACTTCAGGAACAACCTGCAGAAGGTGTACGTGACcgaggagcagaaggagaaggTCATGGAGAAGCTGAAACGAGACGTGGAG TTTCTGGTGAAGCTGAAGATCATGGACTACAGTCTGCTCCTCGGCATCCACGATGTGGGCCGAGCTgaacgggaggaggaggagggtgaggaggttTCCAACGAGGAAGAACCCGAGGCGGAGAACGGCCTGGCGATGGGCGCCACGGTGGGATCCTATGGCACCTCTCCAGAGGGAATCGCTGGTTACATGTCCTCCTGCAAACCTCTGGGGCCCGGAGAGTTCGACCCGTATGTGGACGTGTACGCGATCAGGAGCTGCGCAG GAGCTCCTCAGAGGGAAGTTTACTTCATGGGCCTGATCGATGTCCTCACGCAGTACGACACCAAGAAGAAAGCTGCTCATGCTGCGAAAACCGTCAAACACGGG gCCGGAGCTGAGATCTCCACTGTCCACCCTGAGCAGTACGCCAAACGCTTTCGCGACTTCATCTCAAACATTTTTGCGTAA